The nucleotide window CATTCCTAAACGTACCCTAAAATATCATTCTTTAGATTATACAtaatttcacatttatcataGATCAATTGATCCGATTATAATTTAATTTGAATCGGAATTAaacttttgaataaaaaaattaaaaattaaaatagatggTTTTCCAAATTGAAATTGgaaccaaaaatttttaattgaaatttttaattttttaactgAAATTAAAATTGAAATTGAACCAAAAATAGAACCacatgaaatggatttgatttcaatttcaaatttagtaaaaaaatatttaaaaattttaaaaattatattaacatcttgCAAATAAATGCTAAGATACTAATACTATCCCGAGGTAGTATATAAGTATTTCTAATCGACATTAAAATcatatatgatttaaaaaaattatcaaacacaaattcatatttgaaatgtaacatTTCAAATGTGTTTCCGAACGTATTTTAAATTATCATTCATATGATGTTTAGAATATACATAATTTCAGGTACATAATATATCAataaatttgatttgaataagaattaaatttttgaatcaaaaaaataaaaaaaataaaaaataaaaatagatagtGTCGGTTCAGAATCGAAACGGTTGATTCCTAAATTGAAATCGGAACAATCGGATTCTGAACCAAAAATAGAACCGCATGCATGAAATGGATTCCATTTCAGtttcaaatttagtaaaagggAAGTCACTGGTAGGCATATCATTAGGTAGGATGGATGGTGTAGCGATtaagcatctccatgcctttctcTTCAATTAGTAGTTCCACAAATCTATATGGTTAAACCTCTCCACCCAACACCTGAACTACAAGTGCAGCAGCTGGAAGGCACACTCACCAACTCCACTTACCATACCTGCAGATTTGTTGGATGGCAGCGACCAACACCtaataagttttgcatgcatatATATCACCCAAACAGGAAGCACACACACCacaagcagcagtagcagcagcgaTGGCTTGTGCCTCGGGTGTTAGGGTAAACCCTAATAACCAGCAGCAAAAAGAGGAAGAGAACCTTATcgatgaagacgaagaagaatTCATCGAGCTCGACTTGGAGGTGCTGAACCGGATTCCGACGCCGAGGTACTACGAGAGCTATCAGGTAACCAGCGATGCCCTCCTCGCCAACTGCCTCCTCCCCGTCAGGTACGTATGCAACGCTATTCCCATTGACAGCAGCTTGCATGGGCAGCACCCCTCGATGAAGCCGCAGCAGTACTACTACAAACTACCTCCCATGGTGACGACGACAGGCACCAAGAGTAGCCCAAGGTAACTCCGTTGGACCAGAAACAAGGTGTCGATCATACGATCGTGCTTGTTAGATTTGTGTAACCGGTGCATGTCAACTATGTCGACCCATTGTCTTTCACTGGTGCATCCAGAATTCATAGTTGATCTGCGAACAGCAGCGAAGTAGCTTTTGACTTCAATCTTTCCTTATTTtcgctaattcaccccctcttagtgtataCAGTCAAATAAGCTGAACGTTTCTGTGAGGACCTCCATCATCAGAAGAATCACATCCTCTCACTATCATTAATCCAATTcatcaaatataaaaatatggTATGCTGTGGATTTCCAATACTTTTCCTCATGCCCTTTCAAGACATGAAAGCTACACAAATACACCACCAGTTGTGGCTTTCAGGGAGCCGATAGATGAGCATTTTGGAGGATTTCAAATCAAGTATACAATTTTTTCAGTATATTCATTTTGTGGGGATATATAACGAGGATAATTCATTTTCGTGTTGGTGTGATGCTTCATTTTATTGTACATGTACCCGTCAAAATATAGAAAACTCACCTATGCTCTCAAAATGAAGAAGATGGTCAGCAAATGATCAACTTCAGAGGTGCATCTACGACATTTCGATGGGCATCATGAATGCCTATGACACTTCGTAACTTTAAAGTGTATATATGATAATGCGGGAAAAGTCTCCTATGTAGCTTTGTCTTATTATCTGCTAAGGCTTTTAGAGAAGAgaccgcgctctctctctctctctctctgtagcaATGAAAAAGCTGGGTATATAATTTTCAGAATtatataactaaataaaataataaacaaataatTTCTAGGCAACTTTGCTCATTAGGTAGAAGCGTATTGAGAACCCTACAGGTGCGAATCAGGGTGCCGAGCACGAGAACATGATGGTTTCCCCCTGTGACAATGTAGTAGAAAAGCGGAAAGAGAGAGAGCAGTTTCCCGCACCAAATGCTTCTTTTCATCATCTCCATCTTTCTTCGTCAAAAGCGCGAGCATTCAAAAGGGAAAGGCGAGCGACCATATTCCCATACCAAGTGAGTGCACCTGCGTGCCCAAGTGCTCATGAATCCCTGCCTGCAGCGCCTCTGCACCACCTACTAATCCTTGCGTTTCTTTGACTGACTTCGTTATACGTAcaagaaagaaaatgaaggaagaCGCAGAAACTTCCGAACCCTCTCGCGCTCACCCGCACCATGCGTCTCTTCCTTTTCCAAGTTCTTTGCCAAAGTTGGAGCGTCCGAGACCAGCATAAATGCATGCATTTATCCCGCGCGTGCCGGCAAACAGCAGAGCAAATATGTCAGAAACCAAGTAAATAGCAACTACATGTTTGAAGAGATCGATCACTGTGATCCATGGTCTGACCCATTCCCACTTCCATTGAAGCATCAAATGACGGTTGCTATCTTTTTACTACGTTGGGGGATGCATTGGAAGCCGGAGTTCAGCTGTTCCcaagaaaaataaagagaaaaaaggatCTCATAGCTTGGGATAGAGCTATGGAGCATCGAAACCCACCATCTTTAGCACCCATGCATCAGTAACAGAACAAAATTTCCCTCCACTTGCAGTAGCTTCTTAAGAATGCATTCTGGTCGGGTTCGAGTTAGTAACGAGGAGGAGGATGAGCATGAGGCGGAGGACGAGTCGAGGAAGGCTGCGCCCAAAGAACCACGTCGGTGTGGGAGAGCTGACCAGGCAACGGACTGGTCTCGCCGAGGGCTACCAACGCCTCCGTCTCCGGACTGACGTCCTCCTCCTTGACCCCCTCCTCGTCATCCTCCGACAGCGGCAGCCGATGGAACTCCGGCTTCGCGAACGTCGCAGCAACAAGCAACACCGGCCCCACAGCCGTCATCGGCCCCGCCACCGTTCCCCCTATGACTTGGCCATGCGGGCCCGCCAAGGAGACGGTCAGGGGAGGCAGCCGTGCGGTCCAGGCGGCCACCGTCGGGGCGGGTGCCCCGGCAGAGGCGGGCGGCTGGGGAGGGAGCAAGGTGCCGGAGAGGGAGAGGATGTCGAAGCGTCCGGGCACGGATATGGTAGATGGGCCGTGTGCCGACAAGTGTCGGAGAGTAACGTCGGCAACGGTGCCACTGCCGCCGAGGACGGAGACACCTACGCGGCGTCGGCGGGCGAAGTCGGTGACGCCAGATACGATGTCGGAACCGCCAGCGAGGTCCAGGACCACCGGGTGCATCGCCGACTCGCTCGCCTTGGTGATGACCACCGGCGGCTTCGGCTTGTTCTTGGAGCCCGGAGGCCGCCCCCTGGGCTTCCGCGCTGCCGATCCACCACCCGAAGAAGGCTCACCTCCGGCGCCAGAGGAGGAGCCTCCACCGCCGGCGCCCCCGCGGGAGGATCTAGCTCCAGAGCTTCCGCCGCCGTCCTCGTCGTCGTCGGAAGCGGGCCCGTCACGGGGCTGCGAGAGGCCTATCATGGCGGTGCCAGGCGTCCGCACGAAGTCGGACATGCCGCTGCCTTTAGTGAGCGGGACCGACACCGTAAGACGAAACCCGAAACGGCTCCTCAGTAGAAGGAACAGGCGATGGGTGCGCCCTCCCGCCGCTTTCTTTTATAGAGCGCCCAAAAAAGTCGGCATCCCGAGGAGTTACGTTGGTCCTCGCATTGTCGAAAAGCTAAACTGGACCTCTCCATCCGCACCGTTCACTCGATCGACTACGAAGCCCGATGTAACCCAATCTGCGCTTGCTGCCATCGATAAGGAACCCACAGCCGTAGCTCACAGGTGCACTTGGTTGCACGAGAGGAAAGGTGGCGACGGTGAACGTCTCATCCGGCCAGTGACGAAGCGGAGAAGTAGACGGGACCCACGGCAAAAGTTGGTGAGGAggaagaggggagagagagagaggggggaatCCTAAACGCTATATCCATGGTAGGCGCGGTAGCCTTTGCTCGTGTCGTCCCATCGACGTGTTGCGTCAGTGGCACCAGGGAACCTCTTTACACGGTCAAATTGCCGAACTTTTGATAGATTTAGATCGACGTGCGCTGCTTCGAGATTACCGCCCAGTGGGAGCATCAAGTGATGGGTGGTGCAGGAAGCAGAGGTTTCCACTTCCCCCCATTAACGTGTTTTTACATCCCAAGAACTCTGGAAAACATTTTTGTTTTTCGACACACGAGTTTTgtagcaaaataaaaataaataaattgaatttttggaagaaaaaaaattaaattaaaagttTTGTAGCAAAGATATCACTGAAGATAAACACAACAAAGATATCACTATAAAACTAAGCCGAAAAAACTCTACCATCACAAATCTGAGTAATTCGGAATCGATTCATCGTGCCAAGAGTGCTCAGTAAGTAATCTGTCATCCAGAAAACATCGGTCTTCGTACATCCATCCATCACGAGAAGCTTCAATCAAATGCCCATGCACTTTCAGCTCGAATCCGTTGCAATTCCTCGTCGGTGAAGTCACATTCGATATCCAAAAACTCTCTGATTTCCTCGACAGACATGCCTTTGAACTTATCGGCCAGTACTTTACATGAGAGGTCGAACAACGAGGTCGCTTCGATGTAGTTGGCAGCTCCAAGCACGTCGATCATCGTATTCATGTCCGTCTCTATCAACTCCTTGATTATTTTCGTCACTTCTTCAGCATCATTCTTGGCATTCACGTTCAACAACTCTAGCAACTTAGCGAGCACGGGAGCTGTGACGTTCAAGAGGGGGACTTGCAAGCCATCGGCGCCGCCCATGTCCGAGATGAGGTTTCTGATCATCTCACTCTGGTTTGTGATTTCTTCCACGTCTACCACAAATTCGTCGCCATTGGAAGCCATGAGAACAATAGTCTTCATTTCGGGTTTCGCTTGTGACGACTCCCCCACTAAAATTTCTTTAGACTCAGTCGACATGATTGGTTTTTCCGAGAATTCAGAAACCCTAAGCGAAGGAAAAAGAGTCAGATGGCATAAAAATGATTTGatcatttcatttatttattagaAATAAGAGAGTTCTTATTTCCTAATCGAGAGACATGCAAAGTATCATTTATACTGTGAGAACAACCTAAAAGGCTGCACGATCTACTTCTTTATCCAACACACCGATCGAGCATGACGTGAAATAGCTATACAAGTCTTAGCAAAGGATTCAAAGCCAACCTcatctagaagaagaagaagaggaaaaaatacAATTTTAAGTTATAGTACCAAAATCAAATCGAAAAGACTTGTGTCATCGGATCACTAAAAACATTTTTACTATTGAAAAGACTTGTATtacatatttaatttaaaatattttaaaatataaaataattcaaaattatatgtattaaaaatataaagtattaaaattgataaaaaaaaataataatcttagACAAGTGATAAACAGAATATCGTCGAtcaacattttaaacataaacttCTATCCAAATTAAATAAATCTAATAATATCTaagaattaactatgttaatataacccaaaataaattattttaataatataaaataaataatctattCAATATAGTCGTTGCGACTTAAGTAACATAGGCATATGAATTTTTCATATCTCAAAATGGATATTGTTTTAGTCATCCAATATCAGTTCTACCGTAATAAACTTATATTGcacatgatattttaaatttttaaactcATTTTTAATTTGTCTCAACATTTGATTCATTCTTCTATAGTCATTTTAGTGATCAAAGAGAAAAGAGGTAAAGAGAAGATACGTAGAGGAtaggtgaagagagagagagagagagagagagagagagagagagagagagagagggaaatgaGAAGGCAAGAACAACTAAAAAATAGAGATGATTTTTGTAAAACATGTCACCTTCTTCTCAAGTTAACCCTAGTTTCAAAATTGACATAAAGGCTTTTGCTTGAGTGATTTAAGCTAAGAATATTCAAGTAATTTTTGATAAGAGAAAATCTCGCTGTTTTGTTGAGGAAAAACCTTtatcctaatatgtataaataagaatataacttttttataatttctatctttttatctattatttcatTTCTTACAATTTTAACTATATTAACAAAACCAGATTGGGTTTATTTAACCAGACCGGTTTATACTTAGTTATTCAAAATATAATCGGAACAATCAATTCATTCTGAATTTTTTAACATAATTGATCTAATATGTGAATCAAACTTGTCAATGGTCTGATTACTGATTTTTCCAGCTCGATTGTTCGATTTAGTTTGATTATGATACCTATGAGTAGAACTCCTACAAACGAAGACCAAAGAAAAACTCCATGTTATCTCATCCAACTCTTCAAAAACCTCATACGAAAATAAAGAGAAGCAATAAcataagttttcttttttttacctATTATCTCTCTTTTTGTGATGTCCAGCCAAACTTCTTGCCACCTGAGAGAGTAGCGTGAGGAATGATGGGTATTTATACAACAAATGAACCACATTTGGCATCTAAAACCTTTCCGAACTAATTATGATTCCTAATTCCAAATTCCAAATCTACCATCTAATTATTACCTACTCTTAGTCCAATTTAATGAGTGCCAAACTAAAATTTAATTACCATAAGCTAATTTAATAGGataaatttttattacattaaataacGTAAAAAGACGCTCACATGTACACTCAAACCTTATATTTATCACTTATATAATAATGTACTAACTATTCGAATGTCTCAACAAAGatatataatcatatatttaTCACTTATGGCGgattggaaaaaaaaattaacatttttctttcccttttgtcTAAATTTTAGTTTTTCATGTCATATACCATGTATTTTTAATAACAAAGTTGAATTTATTATCAACTTTTATTTAGATTTATACCTATAAGGAAGACAACATTCATTTTGCAACCCTTTAacttttatctttcaaaattcgAGTTACCTTtctttttcaaatatgaaatggTTTTTTGGATGATCATATCtataacaaaagttgtatttattCTTAAATTGAAAGTATGATTTTGGGACATATGAGATTGGTCCTTGGGCAAATTTAGTGCATGTCATATTCAATATTGTTTGAATAGAAATCAATCTCTTTGCTTCTAAAAGGTTGAGACATGTTTTCTTAAGGTCATATTGAGAGAGTGTGTCTGACCTTAAATTTAAATAGAGCttgttttgagatttttttttccaagtgatctaattaatttattatttttagtggAATATAGGCAACTTTACCTTTTCTTTCATGTAAGCCCATGTTTGTGTTTTCAAAAGCATTTAATTGAAGggatattttgaaaaatattatcttttagtTTTTAGTTTTCTTCCCTCACTAAATCAACATTTAAACATGTGGTACACAAAGATAGTTTCACATGCTCATTTTTAAGCTTTTATATACTTGACTTGATTTATTGTAGTCATACAACAATTCAACATATGCATAATGTAACTCATTATAAGATATCAAAACGAGGCAAATTAGATCCATCGCTTCCTTGTGCCATTAGAACATAATTTGTTGGTTGTTTCTATATCTCTTCATAGGCATATATGATCTTCTCACCATAAGTCACAAGTAGTAGCAATAAGGTTAAATCTTTGACCTCGTGTATGGATGTGATCCTTAGATTCCAAGCTTCTAAGGATCTAAGGGTCTTACATGCCATGTCATAAATAGAAATAGATTTATCAAGAGTTTTTAATTGGGAATTGGATAAATATATCACCAATATATTTCAttgttttatcattaaaaaacTTAAAAGTATGCCAAATATTAAAAATGGATTTATATGAAAATTCAATCAAACACATTTTGACCTAAAATATAATACAAATCAGATTATAATTAGAAATAGATTTATCGAGAGTTTTTAATTCATTGTTAATATTTGAGAATTGATAAATACATCACCAATATATTTCATtggtttatcataaaaaaaaaagcttaaaaTTATACTTAAATAAACTTACGCCTTTATGGTAATCTTAAAAATATGCCAAATATTAAAAATGGACAGATATGAAAATTCAATCAAACTCATTTTGATCTGTGTTACACAACATCATTGTGTTCAAAGACTAGCAAAGTGCCAATCTATCTCGTCTGCCCATGCATGATGTGCCAAA belongs to Musa acuminata AAA Group cultivar baxijiao chromosome BXJ1-11, Cavendish_Baxijiao_AAA, whole genome shotgun sequence and includes:
- the LOC135596568 gene encoding AT-hook motif nuclear-localized protein 28-like gives rise to the protein MSDFVRTPGTAMIGLSQPRDGPASDDDEDGGGSSGARSSRGGAGGGGSSSGAGGEPSSGGGSAARKPRGRPPGSKNKPKPPVVITKASESAMHPVVLDLAGGSDIVSGVTDFARRRRVGVSVLGGSGTVADVTLRHLSAHGPSTISVPGRFDILSLSGTLLPPQPPASAGAPAPTVAAWTARLPPLTVSLAGPHGQVIGGTVAGPMTAVGPVLLVAATFAKPEFHRLPLSEDDEEGVKEEDVSPETEALVALGETSPLPGQLSHTDVVLWAQPSSTRPPPHAHPPPRY
- the LOC103970908 gene encoding SKP1-like protein 12 encodes the protein MKTIVLMASNGDEFVVDVEEITNQSEMIRNLISDMGGADGLQVPLLNVTAPVLAKLLELLNVNAKNDAEEVTKIIKELIETDMNTMIDVLGAANYIEATSLFDLSCKVLADKFKGMSVEEIREFLDIECDFTDEELQRIRAESAWAFD